One Malus domestica chromosome 11, GDT2T_hap1 genomic region harbors:
- the LOC103448656 gene encoding plant intracellular Ras-group-related LRR protein 6: MDRVIKAARSSGSLNLSNRSLREVPDEVYKSTSAVGDDEKWWEAVELQKLILAHNNIELLKDELRNLPLLTVLNVSHNKLSELPAAIGELTMLKSLDVSFNSILQLPEEIGSATSLVKFDCSNNQLRELPSSLGRCSDLSEFKVSNNVIISLPEDLANCSKLMKLDMEGNKLTILSEKLIGSWTKLTELNASKNLLGGIPENIGSLSRLIRLDLHQNKISSIPVSIMGCSSLAEIYMGNNALSTLPAEMSALSHLGTLDLQSNQLKEYPVEACKLHLSLLNLSNNSLSGLPPELGKMTTLRKLLLTGNPIRTLRSTLVSGSTPTLLKYLRSRLSENEDAEGTRTRKEDVIAMAARLSIASKELSMEGVGLSAVPSEVWESTELIKVDLSRNSIQELPVELSSCINLQTLILSRNKITDWPGAILQSLPNLLCLKLDNNPLRQIPPGGFQAAPMLQILDLSGNVASLPEHPAFSSLPHLQELYLRRMQLREVPSEVLSLQQLRILDLSQNSLQSVPVEFKNLASLTELGLSDNNISMLPPELGLLEPSLQALRLDGNPLRSIRRTVLDRGTKAVLQYLKDKIVED, encoded by the exons CTCTCAAATCGCTCTCTCAG GGAAGTGCCAGATGAGGTATATAAGAGTACGAGTGCGGTTGGGGACGATGAGAAATGGTGGGAG GCTGTGGAGCTACAGAAGCTCATTCTAGCCCATAACAATATTGAATTACTGAAAGATGAGCTCAGAAATTTGCCTCTGCTAACTGTGTTGAATGTCAGCCACAACAAGCTTTCCGAGCTTCCGGCTGCGATTGGAGA GCTTACCATGCTGAAATCGTTAGACGTATCGTTCAACTCAATTCTGCAACTGCCTGAGGAAATTGGATCAGCAACTTCTCTTGTCAA ATTTGATTGTTCGAACAATCAGCTGAGAGAACTCCCAAGCTCACTTGGAAGATGCTCAGATCTATCAGAATTCAAG GTGTCAAATAATGTTATAATCAGCTTGCCAGAAGATCTGGCGAACTGTTCAAAATTGATGAAATTAGACATGGAG GGTAACAAGCTAACAATCTTATCTGAGAAGTTGATTGGATCTTGGACCAAGCTTACAGAACTCAATGCAT CTAAAAATCTGCTGGGTGGAATACCAGAGAATATTGGAAGTCTTTCTCGTCTCATTCGTCTTGACCTTCATCAGAACA AAATTTCATCAATCCCAGTTTCAATCATGGGCTGCTCTTCTCTTGCGGAGATTTATATGGG GAACAATGCATTGTCTACCTTACCGGCTGAGATGAGCGCACTTTCTCATCTAGGAACTTTAGATCTTCAATCCAACCAG TTAAAGGAGTATCCAGTGGAGGCATGTAAATTGCATCTTTCTTTGTTGAATCTCTCAAACAATTCATTGTCTGGATTGCCCCCTGAATTGG GAAAGATGACTACGCTGCGGAAACTTTTGCTCACCGGAAATCCAATACGAACTCTTCGTAG CACATTGGTTTCTGGATCAACTCCTACTCTACTGAAGTATCTTCGAAGTAGACTTTCTGAGAATGAAG ATGCTGAAGGTACACGTACAAGAAAAGAGGATGTGATTGCCATGGCAGCTCGACTATCTATCGCTTCAAAg GAACTTTCGATGGAAGGGGTGGGTTTGAGTGCTGTCCCATCAGAGGTATGGGAGTCGACTGAGCTCATAAAAGTTGATCTTTCTAGGAATTCCATCCAAGAGCTCCCAGTTGAACTTTCATCATGTATCAACCTTCAG ACATTAATTTTATCCAGGAACAAGATTACAGATTGGCCAGGTGCAATTTTACAGTCGCTTCCTAATCTTTTGTGTTTGAAGCTGGACAATAATCCCCTAAGACAG ATTCCACCAGGTGGATTTCAAGCAGCCCCTATGCTTCAGATTCTAGATCTAAGTGGTAATGTGGCTTCATTGCCAGAGCATCCCGCATTTTCTAGCTTACCACATTTGCAGGAGCTTTACTTGAG ACGAATGCAGCTAAGAGAAGTTCCATCGGAAGTCTTGAGTTTGCAGCAACTGCGGATCCTTGACTTGAGCCAAAATTCCCTCCAATCGGTTCCAGTG GAGTTCAAAAATCTTGCTTCACTCACTGAGCTGGGCCTATCTGACAATAACATATCGATGCTTCCCCCAGAGTTG GGGTTGCTTGAGCCTAGCTTACAAGCCTTGAGACTTGATGGAAATCCATTAAGAAG TATCCGGAGGACGGTTTTAGATAGAGGAACCAAAGCTGTTCTGCAATATCTCAAGGACAAAATTGTTGAAGACTAG